The following proteins are encoded in a genomic region of Bos javanicus breed banteng chromosome 20, ARS-OSU_banteng_1.0, whole genome shotgun sequence:
- the CCNO gene encoding cyclin-O yields the protein MCQLRARERVFSRESAGSVGLSAQPVRGQGCGRGNAQAEYLRAGGESGLVSALPGARVHFLRSPGVIERPSDFIMVTPGPTSPTSPMSPAAWAARQDARNLRAPVKKSRRPRLRRKQPLQPLNISPLPGDSGVCDLFESPSSGSDGTDSPAARDCSPAPGAAQQLAQLDLQTFRDYGQSCYAFRKAREGRFHPRESLARQPQVTAESRCKLLSWLIPVHRQFGLSFESLCLTVNTLDRFLSTTPVAADCFQLLGVTSLLIACKQVEVHPPRVKQLLALCCGAFSRQQLCNLECIVLHKLHFSLGAPTISFFLEHFTHARVEAGQAEVSEALEAQALARGVAELSLADYAFTSYTPSLLAICCLALADRMLQLPRPMDLRLGGHPEAALQDCLGKLQLLVAINGTSLTHMLPLQIREKCCLSSSLK from the exons ATGTGCCAGCTGCGCGCTCGCGAGCGGGTGTTTAGCCGGGAAAGCGCGGGTTCCGTGGGGCTCTCGGCTCAGCCAGTGAGAGGCCAGGGGTGTGGCCGAGGTAACGCGCAGGCCGAGTACTTACGGGCTGGCGGCGAGTCTGGACTGGTATCTGCACTCCCGGGCGCGCGGGTCCACTTTCTCCGCAGCCCGGGAGTCATAGAACGGCCGTCCGACTTCATTATGGTGACCCCCGGCCCCACCAGTCCCACCAGCCCCATGAGCCCCGCCGCCTGGGCTGCGAGGCAGGACGCCCGGAACCTCCGCGCCCCAGTGAAGAAGAGCCGGCGCCCACGCCTACGAAGGAAGCAGCCGCTGCAGCCGCTTAACATAAGCCCACTCCCGGGAGACTCTGGCGTTTGCGACCTGTTCGAGTCCCCCAGCTCCGGCTCGGATGGCACAGATAGCCCCGCCGCGCGAGACTGCAGCCCCGCGCCGGGTGCCGCCCAGCAGCTGGCGCAGCTTGATCTGCAAACCTTCCGCGACTACGGTCAGAGCTGCTACGCCTTCCGCAAGGCGCGGGAAGGCCGCTTCCACCCGCGGGAGTCGCTGGCGCGGCAGCCACAA GTGACGGCGGAGTCCCGCTGTAAGCTGCTCAGCTGGCTAATCCCCGTGCACCGCCAGTTCGGCCTTTCCTTCGAGTCGCTGTGCCTGACAGTGAACACTCTGGACCGCTTCCTTAGCACCACGCCCGTGGCTGCAGACTGCTTCCAGCTGCTCGGGGTCACTTCTCTGCTCATCGCTTGCAAACAG GTGGAGGTGCACCCGCCTCGCGTGAAGCAGCTTCTGGCCCTGTGCTGCGGTGCCTTCTCCAGGCAGCAGCTCTGCAACCTCGAATGCATCGTGCTGCACAAACTGCATTTCAGCCTGGGCGCTCCCACCATCAGCTTCTTCCTGGAGCATTTCACGCACGCGCGCGTGGAGGCCGGGCAGGCCGAGGTCTCCGAAGCCCTGGAAGCGCAAGCCTTGGCGCGCGGGGTGGCGGAGCTGAGCCTGGCTGACTACGCTTTCACCAGCTACACCCCCTCCCTGCTGGCCATCTGTTGCCTGGCGCTGGCCGACCGTATGCTGCAGCTCCCTCGCCCCATGGACTTGCGCCTGGGCGGGCACCCTGAGGCGGCGCTGCAGGACTGCCTGGGCAAGCTGCAGCTTCTGGTGGCCATAAACGGAACCTCCCTGACTCATATGTTGCCCCTCCAGATCCGAGAGAAGTGCTGCCTGTCCTCGAGCTTGAAATAA
- the MCIDAS gene encoding multicilin, with amino-acid sequence MQECGATAAGRRAFDSICPNRMLDPRGRPISKPGKPERKFAPPRKFFPGSSGCNRVSVYEDPPDAETPALPALTTIDLQDLADCSSFLGSDPPPGGDSAASQSHSLQTAADFDLQDFRDTVDNLIADSSSLMSPSLAGGDLPFSPSDVLPFGPRLSPPLSPPEVPPPEQYWKEVADQNQRALGDALIENNQLHATLTQKQEEIASLKERNLQLKELASRTRHLASVLDKLMITHSRDPGAAAEPFLLKATAKRSLEELFSAAGQDCAEVDAVLREISERCDEALQSRDPKRLRLQPEPQSLDRRPGNLHGAFPGLRTDCSLSTLNLSHSELEEGGSFSTPIRSHSTIRTLAFPQGNAFTIRTANGGYKFRWIPS; translated from the exons ATGCAGGAGTGCGGGGCGACCGCGGCGGGTCGCCGGGCCTTCGACAGCATTTGCCCCAACAGGATGCTGGATCCGCGAGGCCGGCCCATCAGCAAGCCCGGGAAGCCGGAGAGGAAG TTCGCTCCTCCGCGGAAGTTCTTTCCCGGTAGCAGCGGCTGCAACCGGGTATCGGTGTACGAGGATCCCCCAGACGCCGAGACCCCTGCACTGCCAG CGCTCACCACCATAGACCTGCAGGACCTCGCTGACTGCTCCTCGTTTCTTGGGTCCGACCCGCCGCCTGGTGGTGACTCAGCCGCCTCACAG AGCCATTCCCTGCAAACGGCAGCGGACTTCGATCTGCAGGATTTCAGAGACACTGTGGATAATCTCATTGCAG ACTCATCCTCTTTGATGTCGCCTTCCCTGGCGGGTGGAGATCTCCCGTTCTCTCCTAGCGACGTCCTGCCATTTGGTCCCCGTCTCTCCCCGCCGCTGAGCCCACCTGAAGTGCCCCCACCAGAGCAGTACTGGAAGGAGGTGGCCGACCAGAACCAGAGGGCATTGGGGGACGCGCTCATCGAGAATAATCAA CTGCACGCGACGCTGACCCAGAAACAGGAGGAAATCGCCTCCCTGAAGGAGCGCAATTTGCAACTGAAGGAACTAGCCAGTCGGACCCGGCACCTGGCCTCGGTGCTGGAT AAGCTGATGATCACCCATTCCCGGGATCCCGGGGCGGCAGCCGAGCCCTTCCTGCTCAAGGCGACGGCcaaaaggagcctggaggagttGTTCAGCGCTGCGGGACAGGATTGCGCGGAAGTGGACGCCGTTCTGAGGGAGATTTCCGAGCGCTGCGATGAAGCTCTGCAGAGCCGCGATCCCAAGAGGCTCCGGCTGCAGCCCGAGCCCCAGAGCCTGGACCGCAGGCCCGGGAACCTGCACGGCGCCTTCCCGGGGCTGCgcacagactgcagcctgagCACGCTGAacctgagccacagtgagctcgaGGAGGGCGGCTCCTTTAGCACCCCCATCCGCAGCCACAGCACCATCCGCACCCTTGCTTTCCCCCAGGGCAATGCCTTCACCATCCGGACCGCCAACGGGGGTTACAAATTCCGCTGGATCCCCAGTTGA